In Flavobacterium endoglycinae, one DNA window encodes the following:
- a CDS encoding cupin domain-containing protein — protein sequence MKTIPRRVVTGIRNGKSIIEQDEIVTNVSEHFPGLIISDIWSTDSTPANFEEKVIENTAFPSTPKNGSYFRYVQIPPDKHLGIVAPEGQPHPLMHQTDTLDYIIIISGEIYLIVEEGETLLKAGDIVIQRGTNHAWSNRSDLPCIQLAVLLDAKTA from the coding sequence ATGAAAACAATACCAAGAAGAGTTGTAACCGGAATACGAAATGGAAAATCAATTATAGAACAGGATGAAATTGTTACCAATGTCTCAGAACATTTTCCCGGATTGATAATTTCAGATATTTGGTCAACTGACAGCACTCCAGCTAATTTTGAAGAAAAAGTTATTGAAAATACTGCTTTTCCCAGTACACCTAAAAACGGAAGTTATTTTCGGTATGTACAAATTCCGCCAGATAAACATTTAGGAATCGTTGCACCTGAAGGCCAGCCTCATCCGTTAATGCATCAAACGGATACTTTAGATTATATTATTATCATTTCGGGAGAAATTTATTTGATTGTTGAGGAAGGAGAAACTTTATTGAAGGCAGGAGATATCGTAATTCAACGCGGAACGAATCATGCGTGGAGCAATCGTTCCGATTTGCCATGTATTCAATTGGCTGTTTTACTCGACGCTAAAACAGCTTAA
- the metN gene encoding methionine ABC transporter ATP-binding protein MetN, producing MIELKNVTKTFHQKDRIVSALSDVSLTVPPGKIFGVIGTSGAGKSTLIRCVNLLERPTSGEIIVDGKALMQLSNAELAIERRQIGMIFQHFNLLSSRTVFDNVAFPLELAGTPKSEIKTRVLELLQLVGLAEKANDYPASLSGGQKQRVAIARTLANNPKVLLCDEATSALDPATTRSILNLLKDINKRLNITVLLITHQMEVVKSICDEVAVISHGKLIEQGSVGEIFADPKHELTKEFISSSLHLEIPSVYEDKLQKEDNGNLNPLLKLEMTGKSVNEPVISEVSRLFDTDFKIISAQMDQAGEVNFGVMLIELSGKRENYDAAIQYFNSKHIKTEIIGYV from the coding sequence ATGATTGAATTAAAAAATGTAACCAAAACGTTTCATCAGAAAGACCGAATTGTTTCGGCTTTGTCTGATGTTTCGCTAACCGTTCCGCCAGGAAAAATATTTGGTGTTATTGGAACTTCTGGTGCCGGAAAAAGTACTTTAATCCGTTGTGTCAATTTATTGGAAAGACCCACATCAGGAGAAATTATTGTTGATGGAAAAGCTTTAATGCAGTTATCAAACGCTGAGCTGGCTATTGAAAGAAGACAAATAGGAATGATTTTTCAGCATTTCAATCTGCTTTCTTCAAGAACTGTTTTCGATAATGTGGCTTTTCCATTAGAATTAGCAGGAACTCCTAAAAGCGAAATTAAAACACGTGTATTAGAACTACTGCAATTAGTTGGTTTGGCCGAAAAAGCAAATGATTATCCGGCAAGTCTTTCGGGCGGGCAAAAACAGAGGGTTGCAATTGCCAGAACGCTAGCCAATAATCCAAAAGTACTTTTATGCGACGAAGCTACAAGTGCACTTGATCCTGCGACTACACGATCTATTTTAAACCTTTTGAAAGACATTAATAAACGTCTGAACATTACAGTTTTGTTGATTACCCATCAAATGGAAGTTGTAAAATCGATCTGCGATGAAGTTGCTGTAATCAGCCACGGGAAATTAATAGAGCAGGGAAGTGTAGGCGAAATTTTTGCCGATCCAAAACATGAATTAACAAAAGAGTTCATTTCATCATCACTGCATTTAGAAATTCCAAGTGTTTATGAAGATAAATTACAAAAAGAAGATAATGGAAATCTGAATCCGTTATTGAAACTGGAAATGACTGGCAAATCAGTGAATGAACCTGTTATTTCTGAAGTTTCAAGACTGTTCGATACTGATTTCAAAATTATAAGCGCACAAATGGATCAGGCAGGCGAGGTAAATTTTGGCGTCATGTTAATTGAACTTTCAGGAAAACGCGAAAACTATGACGCGGCAATTCAATATTTTAATTCAAAGCATATTAAAACAGAAATTATAGGTTATGTCTGA
- the metQ gene encoding methionine ABC transporter substrate-binding lipoprotein MetQ — protein MKLNILKTAGVLALALVLSNCGNSKKNDPHFIKVGVASGPELKVAEAAKKVAKEKFGLEVELVSFNDYVIPNEALSQGDIDANAFQHKPYLDEQSKQRGYKLAIIGNTFVYPIAAYSKKIKTLAELKNESTVIIPNDPTNGGRSLLLLQKNGLLKLKDGVGLLPKVTDIVSNPKNLKILELEAPQLPRALDDANVSIAIINNTFASAAGLVPSRDALFVEDKDSPYVNLVVSREDNKNEEKVKQFLQAFQSPEVEKAAEREFKGGAVKGW, from the coding sequence ATGAAATTAAATATTTTAAAAACGGCTGGGGTTTTGGCATTGGCACTAGTTTTATCAAACTGCGGAAATAGTAAAAAGAATGATCCGCACTTTATAAAAGTAGGAGTAGCTTCGGGACCAGAATTAAAAGTAGCTGAAGCCGCTAAAAAAGTGGCAAAAGAAAAATTCGGATTGGAAGTTGAATTGGTTTCTTTCAACGATTATGTAATTCCAAATGAAGCTTTAAGCCAAGGCGATATTGATGCAAATGCTTTTCAGCACAAACCGTATTTAGATGAACAGTCTAAACAAAGAGGTTACAAATTGGCTATTATTGGTAATACATTTGTGTATCCAATTGCAGCTTATTCTAAAAAGATAAAAACGCTTGCTGAGTTGAAAAACGAAAGCACGGTTATTATTCCAAATGATCCAACAAACGGAGGCCGTTCGTTATTGCTTTTACAGAAAAATGGTTTATTAAAATTAAAAGACGGTGTTGGTTTACTACCAAAAGTAACTGATATTGTCAGCAATCCTAAAAACTTGAAAATATTAGAATTAGAAGCGCCTCAATTACCTCGTGCCTTAGACGATGCCAATGTTTCTATTGCGATTATCAATAATACATTTGCTTCTGCAGCAGGTTTGGTTCCTTCTCGTGATGCTTTATTTGTAGAAGATAAAGATTCACCTTATGTAAATCTTGTGGTAAGCCGTGAAGACAATAAAAATGAAGAAAAAGTAAAACAGTTTTTACAGGCTTTTCAATCTCCAGAAGTTGAAAAAGCAGCTGAACGTGAATTTAAAGGTGGGGCTGTAAAAGGTTGGTAA
- a CDS encoding NADP-dependent oxidoreductase, with protein sequence MKAIVLQENREFKLETVEIPLPESHQIQVRIMASGFNPIDYQMTENGSERKLIHSPILGREFSGIITEIGTAVTDFKIGDAVFCGSGSMGSNGTYAEYICVPENIAVMKPQNISFEAAAGIPSAGLTALQAFKRMNVSVTNSIVITGAAGGVGNIFIKLLIAKGFTNFVVTAGNEESITSLLHLCVKQEQIINYKKDDIYETALALNKKQKFDIAVDFVGNQVAEIAAKLLKINGVYVDVTNFSTPESRGILFSRGATIYNISNYAYGIEKQYDYYKNGLTELSHLLEKELISPPNISIVGELDAETVTKALTILRENKTGGRKLIMQINKK encoded by the coding sequence ATGAAAGCAATAGTATTACAGGAAAATCGTGAGTTTAAACTGGAAACAGTAGAAATTCCATTGCCCGAAAGTCATCAGATTCAAGTAAGGATTATGGCTTCAGGTTTTAATCCGATAGATTATCAAATGACGGAAAACGGTTCAGAAAGAAAGCTCATTCATTCGCCAATTCTGGGCCGAGAATTTTCGGGAATTATAACAGAAATTGGTACAGCAGTAACCGATTTTAAAATTGGCGATGCTGTTTTCTGCGGATCGGGAAGTATGGGTTCCAACGGAACATACGCCGAATATATTTGTGTTCCAGAAAACATTGCCGTTATGAAACCTCAAAATATTTCTTTTGAAGCAGCAGCCGGAATTCCATCAGCCGGACTTACCGCTTTGCAGGCTTTTAAACGAATGAATGTTTCTGTAACCAATTCAATAGTAATTACAGGCGCGGCTGGAGGTGTAGGAAATATTTTTATTAAACTGCTTATTGCTAAAGGTTTTACCAATTTCGTGGTTACAGCCGGAAATGAGGAAAGTATTACTTCTTTACTGCATCTCTGCGTAAAGCAAGAGCAAATCATCAATTACAAAAAAGATGACATTTACGAAACAGCTCTTGCTTTAAACAAAAAGCAAAAGTTTGATATTGCTGTCGATTTCGTTGGAAATCAAGTTGCTGAAATTGCAGCAAAACTTTTAAAAATAAACGGGGTTTATGTTGATGTTACAAATTTTTCAACCCCAGAATCTCGTGGGATTCTTTTTTCAAGAGGAGCAACTATTTACAATATTTCCAATTATGCTTATGGAATTGAAAAACAATATGACTATTATAAAAACGGATTGACAGAATTGAGCCATTTATTAGAAAAAGAATTAATTAGTCCGCCAAATATTTCTATTGTCGGAGAACTGGATGCCGAAACGGTTACTAAAGCACTGACCATTTTGCGAGAGAATAAAACAGGCGGAAGAAAACTAATAATGCAGATTAACAAAAAATGA
- a CDS encoding RICIN domain-containing protein, with the protein MKRFKKLLFLFLVFFPLTQLFAWPGMPLPPLHVEGKNLKDPCGKNVLLHGVAITPSPWFNGCSYNQCRWDNYNVQGCLNYNNAVMDALTNTSNGWKLNYIRLHIDPYWTNTPGCSAGENNISCFDYNRLVTYVNQVIIPLINHARSRGLYVVLRPPGVCPNRIAFGDNYHNYLRTVWQFLSNHPNLKNVDNVMFELANEPIEILGTNGNWGATGDEHFAALHNFFQDLVNKIRANGANNVCWIPGTGYQSHYQGYPNHLITGGNIGYAVHVYPGYWGANAENTTSFNNAWNANVQPIANIAPIMITETDWSPSGDQTWGTGTTSGFGLNLKGRIDATGNCSWNLLAPEGLITNADPYNVTTAFNNSWESCAAPVKQWFSEYANNNIPSQSCNTLINNTVYEIEFKTNSNKVLDLKYGTNANGTVIRPWDRSGATAQQWIAIDAGNGYWRFKSNASSTGRVIDLESADATNGKSIRLWDNYSNDAQKWLVTDVGNGYYSIKSAVDTSKGWDTANCNMDGTANLQLWEYYGTSCQLFKFNKVGTTEKSAITKNISPNTDEISTDVQVYPNPSKGGEFNIYFPSPSDENYSLAVYSSGGELLYETKNLKSNTNQAVKTRLPKGVYLAKISQNSTATTKKIVIE; encoded by the coding sequence ATGAAAAGATTTAAAAAATTACTTTTTCTATTTTTAGTGTTTTTTCCTCTTACGCAATTGTTTGCGTGGCCAGGAATGCCATTGCCTCCTCTGCATGTTGAAGGCAAAAATTTAAAAGATCCCTGCGGAAAAAATGTATTACTGCATGGCGTTGCCATAACCCCGAGTCCTTGGTTTAATGGCTGCTCGTATAACCAATGCCGTTGGGATAATTATAATGTTCAAGGCTGTCTGAATTATAATAATGCTGTTATGGATGCGCTTACAAATACCAGTAACGGATGGAAATTAAATTATATAAGACTTCATATTGATCCATATTGGACAAATACACCTGGATGTTCAGCAGGGGAAAATAATATTTCATGTTTTGACTATAATAGATTGGTAACTTATGTAAATCAAGTCATAATTCCTTTAATTAATCATGCCAGAAGCAGAGGATTGTATGTTGTCCTTCGTCCTCCAGGAGTATGTCCTAATCGAATTGCATTTGGTGACAACTACCACAATTATTTAAGAACTGTGTGGCAGTTTTTATCAAACCATCCAAATTTAAAGAATGTAGATAATGTGATGTTTGAATTAGCCAATGAACCAATAGAAATACTGGGAACAAATGGAAATTGGGGTGCAACTGGCGATGAGCATTTTGCCGCTTTACATAATTTCTTTCAAGATTTAGTAAATAAGATTAGAGCGAATGGTGCAAATAATGTTTGCTGGATACCAGGAACAGGATATCAATCTCATTACCAAGGATATCCAAATCATTTGATTACAGGAGGTAATATCGGTTATGCAGTTCATGTTTATCCGGGATATTGGGGAGCAAATGCAGAAAACACGACCAGTTTTAATAATGCCTGGAATGCCAATGTGCAGCCAATTGCTAATATAGCCCCTATTATGATCACCGAAACAGATTGGTCTCCTTCTGGCGACCAAACATGGGGTACGGGTACAACAAGCGGTTTTGGTCTGAATTTGAAAGGCAGAATTGATGCTACCGGAAATTGCAGTTGGAATTTGCTTGCTCCAGAAGGGCTGATAACCAATGCAGATCCATATAATGTTACAACTGCTTTTAACAACAGCTGGGAATCTTGCGCTGCGCCAGTTAAACAGTGGTTTTCTGAATATGCAAACAATAATATCCCATCGCAAAGCTGCAACACATTAATAAACAATACTGTTTATGAAATTGAATTTAAAACAAACTCAAATAAAGTCCTAGATCTTAAATATGGAACTAATGCAAATGGTACTGTAATCCGTCCTTGGGATAGATCAGGTGCAACTGCGCAGCAATGGATTGCTATTGATGCTGGAAACGGCTATTGGCGTTTTAAATCAAATGCAAGTTCCACAGGACGTGTAATCGATCTTGAAAGTGCAGATGCAACAAATGGAAAATCGATACGACTTTGGGATAATTATAGCAATGATGCTCAGAAATGGCTGGTAACCGATGTTGGCAATGGCTATTACAGCATAAAATCAGCAGTAGATACATCAAAAGGCTGGGACACTGCCAATTGTAATATGGATGGTACAGCAAATCTTCAGCTCTGGGAATATTACGGAACTTCATGCCAATTATTTAAGTTCAATAAAGTTGGAACTACTGAAAAAAGCGCCATTACTAAAAATATTTCACCCAATACTGATGAAATCTCTACTGATGTGCAAGTATATCCTAATCCATCAAAAGGCGGTGAATTTAATATTTATTTCCCTTCGCCATCAGATGAAAATTATTCTCTAGCCGTTTATTCAAGTGGCGGCGAGCTATTATACGAAACCAAAAATCTAAAATCGAATACTAATCAAGCCGTTAAAACTAGACTTCCTAAAGGAGTATATTTGGCTAAGATTTCTCAAAATTCGACCGCAACAACCAAAAAGATTGTAATTGAATAG
- a CDS encoding winged helix-turn-helix transcriptional regulator — translation MAKINDNGVLREANCSEELMAMRDSLDVLGGKWKLMILRFLTNRTHQVIHFKKMQREIDGISAKMLSKELKELETNLLISRTEQDTKPATVVYAITEYGKSVLPVTETLVNWGLAHREKIIESLK, via the coding sequence ATGGCAAAAATTAATGATAACGGGGTACTTCGCGAAGCCAATTGTTCTGAAGAACTTATGGCAATGCGTGACAGTCTTGATGTTTTAGGTGGAAAATGGAAATTGATGATTTTAAGGTTTTTAACCAATAGAACGCATCAGGTGATCCATTTTAAAAAAATGCAGCGCGAAATTGACGGCATTTCGGCTAAAATGCTCAGCAAAGAACTTAAAGAATTAGAAACCAATTTGCTTATCTCCAGAACAGAGCAAGATACTAAACCAGCAACAGTAGTTTATGCTATTACCGAATATGGCAAATCGGTACTTCCAGTTACAGAAACCTTAGTCAATTGGGGATTGGCACACCGAGAAAAAATTATAGAATCCCTAAAATGA
- a CDS encoding murein L,D-transpeptidase catalytic domain-containing protein, which yields MKNFSLILFLMIGFWGVPNENKIETPPLSPEMERLSIQLTDVKAVIAKNKAYNTKIAFFIDMRIKSGKNRFFVYDLESNEIIEQGLVANGVGSETNVRGELKFSNEPNSKCTSLGNYVVGSSYKGMFGKSYKLEGLNESNSNALKRAIVLHSYSAVPNEEQEYYISNSHGCPMVSEAFFKKLEKIIDNSKSKIILNIYY from the coding sequence ATGAAAAACTTTAGCCTTATTTTGTTTTTAATGATTGGTTTTTGGGGTGTTCCAAATGAAAACAAAATAGAAACACCTCCATTATCTCCAGAAATGGAACGTTTAAGTATACAGCTTACCGATGTAAAAGCTGTTATTGCTAAAAATAAAGCGTATAATACCAAGATTGCCTTTTTTATTGATATGAGAATTAAGTCTGGAAAAAACCGGTTTTTTGTTTATGATCTAGAAAGTAACGAAATTATAGAACAAGGTCTTGTAGCAAATGGTGTGGGTTCTGAAACCAATGTAAGGGGAGAGCTTAAATTCAGCAATGAACCTAATTCTAAATGTACTTCTCTGGGAAATTATGTAGTAGGAAGTTCCTATAAAGGGATGTTTGGCAAATCCTACAAATTAGAAGGTTTAAACGAATCTAATAGCAACGCTTTAAAAAGAGCTATTGTACTTCATTCTTATTCTGCTGTTCCAAATGAAGAGCAGGAGTATTACATTTCAAATAGTCATGGCTGTCCTATGGTAAGTGAAGCTTTCTTTAAAAAATTGGAAAAAATTATTGACAATTCGAAATCGAAAATAATTTTGAATATTTATTATTGA
- a CDS encoding methionine ABC transporter permease MetI, translating into MSDSLIDLLLKGTWETIVMTFVSGFFGFLLGLPTGILLFLTRKNQILEQPVLNRTLSVVVNVFRSIPFIILIVWMIPFTRAIVGTSIGVSAALVPLSIGAAPFIARLVENSLLSLPSGLIEAARALGATPFQIVYKVLLPEALPSLINAASITLITLVGYSAMGGAVGAGGLGQVGYQYGYIGYDALTMNSVLALLVILVFVIQFAGDRLSKRFDHR; encoded by the coding sequence ATGTCTGATTCTCTTATAGATTTATTGTTAAAAGGAACATGGGAAACCATTGTTATGACTTTTGTATCGGGCTTTTTTGGTTTTTTATTGGGACTTCCAACTGGAATTTTGCTTTTCCTTACCCGTAAAAATCAAATTTTAGAACAGCCTGTTTTAAACCGAACTTTATCAGTTGTGGTAAATGTATTTCGTTCGATTCCGTTTATCATTTTAATCGTTTGGATGATTCCGTTTACGCGTGCCATTGTGGGTACTTCAATTGGTGTAAGTGCTGCTTTAGTTCCGTTAAGTATTGGTGCAGCGCCCTTTATTGCCCGTTTGGTTGAAAACAGTTTGTTAAGCCTTCCATCAGGATTAATAGAAGCGGCAAGAGCTTTAGGCGCAACGCCTTTTCAAATTGTATATAAAGTTTTATTGCCAGAAGCGTTGCCTTCTTTAATTAATGCAGCCTCTATTACTTTAATTACGCTTGTAGGATATTCTGCTATGGGAGGTGCCGTTGGTGCAGGCGGATTAGGACAAGTAGGATATCAATATGGATATATTGGTTACGATGCTTTGACGATGAATTCTGTTCTAGCATTATTAGTTATTCTGGTTTTCGTGATTCAGTTTGCAGGAGACAGATTATCAAAAAGATTCGATCACAGATAA